In Pyrenophora tritici-repentis strain M4 chromosome 6, whole genome shotgun sequence, the DNA window aggatagtaagggcagtaagggtagaaaggacagcggaagcagcgaggacaacgaggacagcgaggattgtaaggacagcggaagcagcgaggacaacgaggacagcgaggattgtaaggacagcggaagcagcgaggacaacgaggacagcgaggattgtaaggacagcggaagcagcgaggataatgaggacagcgaggatagtaagaacagcgaggatagtaaggacagtaagagtagcgaggatagcgaaagtaggagagtagcagtagcaatagcagtagccggaggtgtatataagctgtaagaggtaagaggtagaagtaaggatattataagcagcaaggatagcaggggcagaagcggcaacaggtgcaggggtagtaggagtagtaataagaatattaagagcagtgcaagttacaaggacaagggacaaagtaaggacagtagagatagtaagagtatcaggagcagcgagaacagaagccgtaggattgatagcgaagatattaagagcagcaaggaaagcgaaagtagcgagggtagtaagagcagcgacaagaggagcggtagcggccgccgaaaccgcagttaccgcaggtggaggaggcgtaggaggtaaggggcagaagagagcagtagagacagcgggaacagcggggaaagcgagagcagcaagaaggacggggatagtagagatagaggaagtggcgagagcagaagcagtaatagggaggattgcggaatgcggaggagtaagagcggtaggagtaagag includes these proteins:
- a CDS encoding ComEC, membrane metal-binding protein, which encodes MLVITPTATTTPVFTAASTNIATAAPTLPILAIHSVLAALAIPAAPAVLAAPALANYAPTISALTALTPAAFTLNAPTPTVTALIAATLNALALTAIALATLAILATTTLLPLLLLLFLLLLLLRLLLLRPALATLTPTALTPPHSAILPITASALATSSISTIPVLLAALAFPAVPAVSTALFCPLPPTPPPPAVTAVSAAATAPLVAALTTLATFAFLAALNIFAINPTASVLAAPDTLTISTVLTLSLVLVTCTALNILITTPTTPAPVAASAPAILAAYNILTSTSYLLQLIYTSGYCYCYCYSPTFAILATLTVLTILAVLTILAVLIILAASAVLTILAVLVVLAASAVLTILAVLVVLAASAVLTILAVLVVLAASAVLSTLTALTILAVPAVLAIATINLIVNSLAVRPFLALPLLLLLSSQSSQSP